A window of Rhinolophus ferrumequinum isolate MPI-CBG mRhiFer1 chromosome X, mRhiFer1_v1.p, whole genome shotgun sequence contains these coding sequences:
- the LOC117025832 gene encoding transcription elongation factor A protein-like 4 → MDKLGSESEAIPENQGKMENQEQSQDAGKPEVACTLEDKEKLEKEEKIENKGKTEDEEILNDKDKPEEGKPKEEGEPESEGKPESQGKLESQGKPKEEGNPENEGKPENEGKPKEEKQPASEPRAAVKHPAGDDIPKKAKRKTNKGLAQCLKEYKEAIHDMHLSNEMIREFDEMARVEDEVKKTRQKLGGAVMWMQKSLQDPFHPKGPRELRGGCRAPQSGFEDIPFV, encoded by the coding sequence ATGGACAAACTCGGCAGTGAAAGTGAAGCAATACCTGAGAACCAAGGAAAGATGGAAAACCAAGAACAGTCACAGGATGCGGGAAAGCCAGAAGTGGCTTGTACTCTGGAAGACAaggaaaagttagaaaaagaggaaaagatagaaaacaagggAAAGACAGAAGATGAGGAAATACTTAATGATAAGGATAAGCCAGAGGAGGGAAAGCCAAAAGAAGAGGGAGAGCCAGAGAGCGAGGGAAAACCAGAGAGCCAGGGGAAGCTGGAGAGCCAgggaaaaccaaaagaagaaggaaatccagagaatgagggaaaaccagagaatgagggaaagccaaaagaggaaaaacaaccaGCCAGTGAACCAAGGGCTGCAGTAAAGCACCCAGCTGGGGATGATATACCcaagaaagctaaaagaaaaaccaacaaggGGCTGGCTCAGTGCCTCAAGGAATACAAGGAGGCCATACATGATATGCATTTGAGCAATGAGATGATAAGAGAATTTGATGAGATGGCTAGGGTAGAAGATGAGGTGAAGAAAACCAGACAGAAATTGGGGGGGGCGGTTATGTGGATGCAAAAAAGTTTACAGGACCCCTTCCACCCGAAGGGCCCAAGGGAGCTCAGGGGTGGCTGCAGGGCCCCACAAAGCGGCTTTGAAGACATTCCTTTTGTGTAG